From the Nodularia sp. NIES-3585 genome, one window contains:
- a CDS encoding YbaB/EbfC family nucleoid-associated protein yields the protein MTGKGQGFGFGLGKMRELADAFKKAQQVQEGAKQLQEELEQMEIQGESGGGLVKVIVSGNQEPKRVEIAPEALEQGAELLSDLVTVAMKDAYNKSTATMRERMEDLTSGLELPGF from the coding sequence ATGACAGGAAAAGGACAGGGATTCGGTTTTGGTTTGGGAAAAATGAGGGAACTCGCGGATGCTTTCAAAAAGGCGCAGCAAGTTCAAGAAGGTGCTAAACAGCTTCAAGAAGAATTGGAGCAAATGGAGATCCAGGGAGAGTCCGGCGGTGGACTGGTGAAGGTAATTGTCAGTGGTAACCAAGAACCTAAGCGGGTAGAAATTGCCCCAGAAGCGCTAGAACAAGGTGCAGAGTTACTTTCTGACCTCGTAACCGTGGCCATGAAAGATGCCTACAACAAGTCCACTGCAACAATGCGGGAACGTATGGAAGACTTGACTAGCGGTTTGGAACTACCTGGATTTTAG
- a CDS encoding low molecular weight protein-tyrosine-phosphatase gives MPYKLLFVCLGNICRSPSAENIMNHLIDQAGLNDDILCDSAGTSSYHVGSPPDRRMNNAATAKLGIKLLGQARQLQKLDFQDFDMILAMDQENYDHILALDSTGQYHNKVYLMCGFCSRHTLKEVPDPYYGGVEGFNQVIDLLVDACEGLLQHVTSAVRDK, from the coding sequence ATGCCTTACAAGTTGCTGTTTGTCTGTCTGGGAAACATCTGTCGTTCACCATCCGCGGAAAACATTATGAATCATCTCATTGACCAAGCTGGCTTGAACGATGACATCCTCTGTGATTCTGCGGGTACATCTAGTTATCACGTAGGTAGCCCACCAGACCGACGCATGAATAATGCCGCTACGGCAAAGCTGGGAATTAAACTGCTGGGTCAGGCTCGGCAACTTCAAAAACTAGACTTTCAGGACTTTGATATGATCTTGGCAATGGATCAAGAGAATTATGATCATATACTTGCTCTGGATTCAACGGGGCAGTATCACAACAAAGTTTACCTGATGTGTGGTTTTTGCTCTCGCCACACCCTTAAGGAAGTTCCAGACCCTTATTACGGTGGAGTAGAAGGTTTTAATCAGGTTATAGATTTACTTGTGGATGCTTGTGAAGGTCTACTCCAACACGTTACCAGTGCAGTCCGGGATAAATAG
- a CDS encoding response regulator transcription factor, which produces MPLTILVVDDDLGTRLSISDYLELSGYSVVTANDGQEALAMVDNYHPDLIVTDIIMPRMNGYELVRRVRQQPAFRLLPVILLTARTKTQERILGYQSGCDLYLPKPFELEELAAAIRNLLARSQIIQSEYRFSHKENLGSFAPSKDIEIPNSLSTHIQKPHMLASLTSREQEVLEMLTHGFSNADMGHQLHLSPRTVEKYVSSLLRKTATSNRAELVRFAMKHGLVE; this is translated from the coding sequence ATGCCCTTGACTATTCTTGTTGTGGATGATGACCTGGGAACTCGTCTGTCTATTAGTGATTATCTTGAACTGTCTGGCTACTCTGTGGTTACGGCGAATGACGGACAAGAAGCCTTGGCAATGGTAGATAATTACCATCCTGATTTGATCGTCACTGATATTATCATGCCACGAATGAACGGCTATGAACTTGTCCGTCGCGTACGCCAGCAACCAGCATTCCGGTTATTACCTGTAATTTTATTAACAGCACGCACCAAGACCCAGGAAAGAATTCTCGGCTACCAGTCGGGGTGCGATTTGTACTTACCTAAGCCCTTTGAATTAGAGGAGTTAGCCGCTGCAATACGTAATCTTTTAGCGCGATCGCAAATTATTCAATCTGAGTACCGCTTTTCTCATAAAGAGAATTTGGGCAGTTTCGCACCCTCAAAAGATATAGAAATCCCAAATTCTTTATCTACTCATATTCAGAAACCCCATATGCTAGCATCCTTGACATCTAGAGAACAAGAAGTCTTGGAAATGTTGACTCATGGTTTTTCTAATGCTGATATGGGGCATCAACTGCACTTGAGTCCGAGAACAGTAGAAAAGTATGTCAGCAGCTTATTGAGAAAAACTGCTACTAGCAACCGAGCCGAACTGGTGCGTTTTGCCATGAAGCATGGCTTAGTAGAATAG
- the smpB gene encoding SsrA-binding protein SmpB: MSEKSQSYKVISDNRQARYLYEILETFEAGVELVGTEVKSIRAGRVNLQDGYALIRNGEAWLINVHISPYNASSQYFNHEPRRTRKLLLHSKEIRKLIGKVEQEGLTLVPLKMYLKRGWVKVSIALGKGKKLHDKRESLKRRQDQRDMQRAMKTY, from the coding sequence ATGAGCGAAAAGAGCCAAAGTTACAAAGTTATTAGTGACAACCGTCAAGCCCGTTATTTGTATGAAATCCTAGAAACCTTTGAAGCTGGAGTGGAGTTGGTAGGAACAGAAGTCAAATCGATTCGCGCCGGGAGAGTTAATCTCCAAGATGGTTATGCTTTAATTCGCAATGGTGAAGCATGGCTGATCAATGTCCATATTTCTCCTTACAACGCTAGTAGTCAATATTTTAATCATGAACCGCGTCGCACGCGCAAACTGTTGCTACATAGCAAAGAAATTCGTAAGTTAATTGGCAAGGTGGAACAGGAGGGTTTAACACTAGTACCTTTAAAAATGTACCTCAAACGAGGCTGGGTAAAAGTGAGTATAGCCCTTGGTAAAGGTAAAAAACTCCATGACAAACGCGAATCTCTCAAACGGCGGCAAGATCAACGTGATATGCAACGGGCGATGAAAACTTATTAA
- a CDS encoding WGxxGxxG family protein, translating to MTRNLTKAVSAGFLTLSMAMLPLTLPANAQVTDPRVETTPRTTVYERRDFDWGWLGLIGLFGLAGLAGRNRGDEPTRYREPTTTGSTTYRD from the coding sequence ATGACACGTAATTTGACCAAAGCAGTTAGTGCTGGCTTTCTTACTTTGAGTATGGCTATGTTGCCATTAACTCTACCAGCAAATGCCCAAGTTACTGACCCCAGAGTTGAAACTACACCCAGGACTACAGTTTACGAACGCCGAGATTTTGACTGGGGTTGGTTAGGATTAATTGGTTTATTTGGTTTAGCTGGTTTAGCTGGCAGAAATCGTGGTGACGAACCAACTCGTTATCGCGAGCCGACTACTACTGGAAGTACAACCTACAGAGATTAA
- a CDS encoding IctB family putative bicarbonate transporter: protein MNLVWQRFTLSDLPLREYLATSYLHRFLVGILRSWRQSSILMQWGDAIAVALLSLVYALAPFVSSSLVGVLLVACVAFWLLLTLSDESTSTYTPLFTPIHLLVLLYWAIAVVSTALSPVKQAAFKDLVVLTLYLLLFALCARVLRSPRLRSWIITLYLHVSLIVTIYGLRQWFFGATALATWVDPQSPLAKTTRVYSYLGNPNLLAGYLVPAVVLSLVAIFAWQSWIKKALALTMFIANSACLVLTFSRGGWIALVVGVLTAIALLVYWWTVQMPPFWRTWSLPMILAGMIGLLLLAIIFVEPVRIRVLSIFADRQDSSNNFRRNVWDAVFEMIRDRPIIGIGPGHNSFNQIYPLYQRPRFTALSAYSVFLEVAVETGLVGLACFLWLIIVTFNNAFVQVQRLRKSRSVEGFWLIGAFATVAGMLAHGTVDTIWFRPEVNSLWWLMVALIASYWTPIAQDHNQNVISSHEEPTAT, encoded by the coding sequence ATGAATTTAGTCTGGCAACGATTTACTTTATCTGATTTACCGCTGAGAGAATATCTGGCTACGAGCTACTTACACCGTTTTTTAGTGGGGATATTACGCTCTTGGCGGCAAAGTAGTATCTTGATGCAGTGGGGAGACGCAATAGCGGTTGCTTTACTCAGCTTGGTGTATGCTCTGGCTCCTTTTGTATCGAGTAGCCTAGTAGGAGTATTGTTAGTAGCTTGTGTAGCATTTTGGCTACTGTTGACTTTATCTGATGAATCTACTTCTACATATACGCCTTTATTTACCCCAATTCATCTGCTGGTGTTACTTTATTGGGCAATTGCGGTAGTCTCTACTGCATTGTCGCCAGTCAAACAGGCAGCATTTAAAGATTTGGTAGTATTGACACTTTATCTATTGCTGTTTGCCCTTTGTGCTAGGGTATTGCGATCGCCTCGCTTGCGGTCTTGGATAATTACCCTGTATTTGCACGTATCTTTAATCGTGACTATATACGGGTTGCGACAATGGTTTTTTGGGGCTACAGCACTGGCAACTTGGGTAGATCCACAATCTCCTTTGGCTAAGACAACCAGGGTTTATAGTTATTTGGGTAATCCTAACTTATTGGCTGGATATCTTGTCCCAGCGGTAGTTTTAAGCTTGGTGGCCATTTTTGCTTGGCAAAGCTGGATTAAAAAGGCTTTAGCGTTAACTATGTTTATTGCTAATAGTGCTTGTTTGGTTCTGACTTTTAGTCGTGGCGGCTGGATTGCTCTAGTCGTGGGTGTATTGACTGCGATCGCTTTGCTAGTTTATTGGTGGACTGTGCAAATGCCTCCTTTTTGGCGCACTTGGTCACTGCCGATGATTTTGGCAGGTATGATTGGCTTACTGCTGCTAGCAATCATATTTGTCGAGCCAGTCCGCATCAGAGTTTTAAGTATTTTTGCAGATCGTCAAGATAGCAGTAATAATTTTCGGAGAAATGTTTGGGATGCTGTCTTCGAGATGATTCGCGATCGCCCTATAATTGGCATTGGCCCTGGTCACAATTCTTTTAATCAAATATACCCCCTTTACCAACGTCCTCGTTTTACAGCTTTAAGTGCTTATTCGGTTTTTTTAGAGGTGGCTGTAGAAACTGGTTTAGTGGGTTTAGCCTGTTTTCTCTGGCTGATAATTGTCACATTCAATAACGCATTTGTGCAAGTGCAACGATTGCGAAAATCTAGAAGTGTTGAGGGATTTTGGTTGATTGGAGCCTTTGCAACTGTAGCGGGGATGCTGGCTCACGGGACTGTAGATACTATTTGGTTTCGTCCTGAAGTCAATAGCCTTTGGTGGTTAATGGTGGCTTTAATTGCTAGCTACTGGACACCCATAGCTCAAGACCACAATCAAAATGTAATTTCATCTCACGAAGAACCTACCGCAACCTAA
- a CDS encoding RNA-guided endonuclease TnpB family protein, translating to MIVYEFKVKGKDQQYRAIDEAIRTNQFIQNKCLRYWMDHQNIGRYDLNKYCAVLAAEFSFADELNSMARQSAAERSWSAIARFYDHCKKKVLGKKGFPKFKKNCRSVEYKSTGWKLSDTRKVITFSDKKGIGSLKLKGTYDLNYYNIKQIKRVRLVRRADGYYAQFAVDVDVRVEKQPTNQVVGIDLGLKYFIADNKGNVEPSPQFYRQSEKQLNRANRKKSQKFSAAKKKAKQRQSNNYHKARNRYARKHLRVSRQRKEYCKRLAYSVIQSNDLVAYEDLNVKGLVRNRHLAKSISDAGWYTFRQWLEYFGHKYGKVTVAVPPHNTSQNCSHCGQKVKKSLSTRTHVCPHCGYVEDRDTNAAINILRLGLSTVGHTGTYATGDLPSWAVGASLSSNGESVNVESPN from the coding sequence ATGATTGTTTACGAGTTCAAGGTCAAAGGTAAAGATCAGCAGTATCGCGCTATTGATGAGGCGATTCGTACGAACCAGTTCATCCAAAATAAGTGTTTGCGCTACTGGATGGATCACCAAAACATTGGTAGGTATGACCTCAATAAATATTGTGCGGTACTCGCCGCTGAGTTTTCCTTTGCTGATGAACTGAACTCAATGGCTAGACAGTCTGCTGCTGAACGTTCCTGGAGTGCAATAGCTCGGTTTTACGATCACTGCAAGAAAAAGGTTTTGGGTAAAAAGGGTTTCCCGAAGTTTAAGAAAAATTGTCGTTCAGTTGAATATAAATCAACTGGATGGAAGCTTTCTGATACTCGCAAAGTCATAACCTTCTCTGACAAAAAAGGTATTGGAAGCCTAAAATTAAAGGGAACCTATGACCTTAATTACTACAATATCAAGCAAATTAAGCGTGTCCGTTTGGTACGTCGTGCTGATGGATATTATGCTCAATTTGCGGTTGATGTTGATGTGAGAGTGGAGAAACAACCCACAAACCAAGTAGTTGGCATTGATTTGGGACTGAAATACTTCATTGCTGATAACAAAGGCAATGTAGAACCTTCACCCCAGTTCTACCGCCAGTCAGAAAAACAGTTAAACCGTGCTAACCGCAAGAAATCTCAGAAGTTTAGTGCAGCTAAGAAAAAAGCCAAGCAACGGCAATCAAACAATTACCACAAAGCTAGAAATAGATATGCTCGCAAACATTTAAGGGTAAGTAGGCAACGAAAAGAGTATTGCAAGAGATTAGCATACTCCGTCATCCAATCTAATGATTTGGTAGCCTATGAAGATTTAAATGTGAAAGGGCTAGTCAGAAATCGACATCTAGCTAAATCAATTAGTGATGCTGGTTGGTATACTTTCCGCCAGTGGTTAGAATATTTTGGTCATAAGTATGGGAAAGTAACGGTTGCTGTGCCTCCCCACAATACAAGCCAAAATTGTTCTCACTGTGGTCAGAAAGTGAAAAAATCCTTGTCTACAAGAACTCATGTTTGCCCACATTGCGGATATGTAGAAGACAGAGATACCAATGCTGCAATCAATATTTTGAGACTAGGACTCAGTACGGTAGGGCATACCGGAACTTACGCTACAGGAGATTTGCCCTCTTGGGCGGTTGGCGCTAGCCTGTCGTCTAATGGCGAGTCGGTGAATGTAGAATCCCCGAATTAG
- a CDS encoding GAF domain-containing sensor histidine kinase — MVEPENKWFGFKDGWVSQELTEEQRLEALSELGLRQSETIPVFEEATQTAAHFLEVPISILGFVDQERHWFKSSVGLSRLGLMNHLAQNRQLLREESFCTQVVESNQVSIINDTHQLTNSLLRTGKLVQDYGIRAYLGAPLMDAAGNCLGALAIMDLVPRKFTTRDIEFLQIIARWCMSEFERDRMLQKKVEKTHPQNDTTKSFNGQRKSGMRATPLNLEPESASTKQLKLALLGQITQELRTPLTSVLGMASVLGHEIYGPLTIKQREYLAIIQHSGRYLLSLVNEITELGALDENTSVLNLAPVEIEMLCQQVINSLKEAANRREQNIRLSIEPGYSRTWVLDKGKVRQMLYHLIFSVIQLSATGSIVRIHVSHKENTLNITVGVSHPWLGDGITEIDSYFHLTPVSKVELTGEAAYSTYSESPEDLEMPVVLEKTPNLIYSHADTFTMNSAQNLSEADGNLTRESLGLLLSCQLAQFHGGEIVIQGSPESGNRYVLSLPLQMATSSEIISDE, encoded by the coding sequence ATGGTAGAGCCTGAAAACAAATGGTTTGGCTTCAAGGATGGTTGGGTTTCTCAAGAATTAACAGAGGAACAACGCCTAGAAGCATTGTCTGAATTAGGTTTGCGGCAATCCGAAACGATTCCAGTCTTTGAAGAAGCCACTCAAACTGCTGCCCACTTTTTAGAAGTGCCAATTTCCATATTGGGATTTGTAGACCAAGAACGTCATTGGTTCAAGTCATCTGTGGGTTTATCTAGGCTAGGGCTAATGAATCATCTGGCACAAAACCGTCAGCTGTTACGTGAGGAATCTTTTTGCACCCAAGTTGTAGAAAGCAATCAGGTTTCTATAATTAATGATACCCACCAATTGACCAATTCATTATTAAGGACTGGTAAGTTAGTACAGGATTATGGCATCCGTGCTTACCTGGGCGCACCGCTGATGGATGCGGCGGGTAATTGTTTGGGTGCATTGGCAATAATGGATTTAGTGCCACGTAAATTTACAACTCGCGATATTGAATTTTTACAAATAATCGCTCGTTGGTGTATGAGTGAATTTGAGCGTGACCGAATGCTGCAAAAAAAGGTAGAAAAAACTCATCCGCAGAACGATACTACGAAATCATTCAATGGTCAACGCAAAAGTGGCATGAGAGCCACGCCACTTAATTTAGAACCAGAATCTGCTTCTACTAAGCAACTAAAACTGGCACTCTTGGGACAAATAACTCAAGAGTTACGTACACCCTTAACCTCTGTACTAGGCATGGCTAGCGTTTTAGGACATGAGATTTATGGGCCTTTGACCATAAAACAGAGAGAATATCTGGCAATTATTCAACATAGTGGTCGGTACTTACTGTCTTTAGTCAACGAAATTACTGAACTGGGAGCATTGGATGAAAACACATCTGTGCTGAATTTAGCTCCCGTAGAGATTGAAATGCTCTGTCAGCAAGTTATCAATAGTCTTAAAGAAGCAGCTAACCGCCGTGAGCAAAATATTCGCCTTTCCATAGAACCAGGATATAGCCGTACTTGGGTTTTAGATAAAGGCAAAGTGCGGCAAATGCTATATCACTTAATTTTCAGTGTGATTCAACTTTCTGCTACAGGTAGTATTGTTCGTATTCATGTTTCTCATAAAGAAAATACGCTGAATATTACTGTTGGTGTTTCTCATCCTTGGTTAGGAGATGGGATAACTGAGATTGACTCCTATTTTCACCTTACTCCTGTTTCCAAGGTGGAACTAACAGGCGAAGCTGCATACAGCACTTATTCAGAAAGCCCAGAGGACTTAGAAATGCCAGTAGTATTGGAGAAAACACCGAATTTAATTTATTCCCATGCAGATACATTTACGATGAATTCTGCTCAGAATTTATCTGAAGCTGATGGTAACTTGACCCGTGAAAGCTTGGGTCTTTTACTAAGCTGTCAACTGGCACAATTTCACGGGGGAGAAATTGTGATTCAAGGTTCGCCGGAATCAGGAAACCGCTATGTACTGTCTTTGCCATTACAGATGGCTACTTCCTCAGAAATCATCAGTGATGAATAG
- a CDS encoding DegT/DnrJ/EryC1/StrS aminotransferase family protein, giving the protein MNHKIPFVDLNLQHQPIQDQLQQAIQAVLAQGDFILGKALSDFEAAFAAASGTKYGIGVASGTDAIALGLQACNIGAGDQVILPANTFVATLIGVLRAGAKPVLVDCDPQTALIDLEAAAKAITPQTKAIIPVHLYGQMVSPQQLFDLADTYKLLIFEDAAQAHLAARAGYGAGSVGIAAAFSFYPSKNLGAFGDGGMLLTGDSDVAQKMKRLRNYGASQKYFHVESGTNSRLDTLQAAVLLEKLPHLAQWNRDRLTIAQQYDHQLATLASAGIIPMENHSSTGHVYHLYVVKVDDTCLLERQQIQDKLTAVGIQTGIHYPIPCHLQPAFSHLGYKQGDFPQAEKLANQILSLPMYPGLNSHQIQEVVAAITSSIGSEPQKLLFL; this is encoded by the coding sequence ATGAATCATAAAATTCCTTTTGTAGACCTGAATTTACAACACCAGCCGATTCAAGATCAATTGCAACAGGCAATACAGGCTGTGTTGGCACAGGGCGATTTTATTTTAGGAAAAGCACTTTCAGATTTTGAAGCAGCTTTTGCTGCGGCATCTGGCACAAAATATGGTATAGGTGTGGCATCAGGAACAGATGCGATCGCTCTGGGTTTACAAGCGTGTAATATTGGTGCTGGTGATCAAGTAATTCTACCAGCTAACACCTTTGTGGCTACATTGATTGGAGTCTTACGCGCTGGGGCCAAGCCTGTTCTCGTAGACTGTGATCCGCAAACAGCTTTAATCGACCTAGAAGCAGCCGCAAAAGCCATTACGCCACAGACTAAAGCCATTATCCCTGTACATCTCTATGGACAGATGGTATCACCGCAACAGCTATTTGACTTGGCTGATACCTATAAACTGCTCATTTTTGAAGATGCTGCTCAGGCACATTTAGCGGCAAGAGCAGGATATGGCGCTGGTTCGGTGGGCATAGCGGCGGCTTTTAGTTTCTATCCCAGCAAAAATTTAGGCGCATTTGGGGATGGAGGAATGCTACTGACGGGAGATTCAGATGTAGCTCAGAAAATGAAGCGCTTGCGAAATTATGGTGCATCCCAAAAATATTTTCATGTAGAATCAGGGACTAACAGTCGTTTGGATACACTGCAAGCAGCAGTATTATTAGAAAAACTACCACATTTAGCACAATGGAATCGCGATCGCTTGACGATTGCTCAACAGTATGATCATCAACTAGCAACCCTAGCATCTGCTGGCATTATTCCTATGGAAAACCACAGCAGCACCGGACACGTTTATCATCTTTATGTCGTCAAAGTAGATGATACTTGTCTCCTAGAGCGTCAGCAAATCCAAGACAAACTCACAGCAGTGGGAATTCAAACTGGCATTCACTACCCCATTCCTTGCCATCTGCAACCAGCCTTTAGCCACTTAGGCTATAAACAAGGAGACTTTCCCCAAGCAGAAAAACTTGCAAATCAAATATTGTCCTTACCCATGTACCCAGGTTTGAACAGTCACCAAATCCAAGAAGTTGTAGCAGCCATTACATCGAGCATCGGTAGTGAACCACAAAAGTTATTATTTCTTTAG
- the crtB gene encoding cyanoexosortase B has product MAFQQQLKQRNAGQLLNIAIFGFLVLLYAPVLLHWLDGWLNKSISLEHEYFSHGIIGLPFAAYLIWLNRKKWHRLQDTAHPLGAVLLSIGGVFYLSGIPEWVNVSLPTILAGLCLWFKGIPGFRLQAFALLLIFLATPTAIPYLLVPYTLPLQSFIAGTAGFILNQLGLEVVVDSINIYVNGRIVEVAPYCAGLKMLFTTFYVSLMLLYWTGALFSRRTTTWFLSFALIISIIANIIRNTLLSFFHGTGREAAFKWLHDSWGGDLYSACMLLLLVPLLNWMNDYFSPDSELSEAAENAE; this is encoded by the coding sequence ATGGCATTTCAGCAACAGCTAAAACAAAGAAACGCGGGACAATTGCTCAATATAGCAATTTTCGGGTTTTTAGTGCTACTTTACGCCCCTGTCTTGCTGCATTGGCTAGATGGTTGGCTAAACAAAAGCATTAGTCTCGAACATGAATACTTTAGCCACGGTATTATAGGTCTTCCATTTGCTGCTTACCTAATTTGGTTAAACCGCAAAAAGTGGCATCGACTGCAAGATACAGCCCATCCTTTAGGTGCTGTTTTACTCTCAATTGGCGGAGTATTTTATCTCAGCGGGATTCCAGAGTGGGTGAATGTTTCCCTACCTACAATACTGGCAGGATTGTGTCTCTGGTTCAAAGGCATACCCGGCTTCCGACTGCAAGCATTTGCTTTGCTGCTGATATTTTTAGCCACCCCCACCGCTATACCCTACCTCCTTGTTCCCTACACCTTACCGCTCCAAAGCTTCATCGCAGGTACAGCAGGCTTCATCCTCAATCAATTGGGCCTGGAAGTAGTGGTTGACAGCATAAATATATACGTAAATGGCCGAATTGTTGAAGTTGCCCCCTATTGTGCGGGGCTAAAAATGTTGTTTACTACTTTCTACGTCAGCTTAATGCTGCTGTATTGGACAGGTGCATTATTCTCCCGTCGCACTACTACTTGGTTTTTATCTTTTGCCCTGATTATTAGCATTATTGCCAATATCATTCGTAACACTTTACTCAGCTTTTTTCACGGGACAGGACGCGAGGCAGCTTTTAAATGGCTACATGACAGTTGGGGCGGAGACCTTTACTCTGCTTGTATGCTGCTGTTATTAGTACCTTTACTAAATTGGATGAATGACTATTTTTCCCCAGATTCAGAACTTTCAGAAGCAGCGGAAAATGCAGAATAA
- a CDS encoding cyanoexosortase B system-associated protein, which translates to MNRLSKFFPKKQLAHVAVIILLFLLLVIKGFPGYVTGRWQWKEPPSVPNLTALKEIRKTGITLPDWQTVEQAEQLVGTSRWSLQVLKQEDTENQAILLLHPQNGPREQPEVEWTDINSWGKIRWQRWDIAQYRSAEFTVNRPTKSGSNSQVKVEARFFRVSTQQETFAVLQWYATPNGGHPSPWRWFLADQLAQWQKNRIPWVSVSIMIPMEPLGQVETTWALAQSIGETVQATLMASSF; encoded by the coding sequence ATGAATCGCTTATCTAAGTTTTTCCCAAAAAAGCAATTGGCTCATGTCGCAGTAATTATTCTGTTATTTTTATTACTGGTAATTAAGGGATTCCCCGGATACGTGACAGGACGCTGGCAATGGAAAGAACCACCATCGGTTCCCAACCTGACAGCATTGAAGGAAATACGTAAAACCGGAATCACCCTTCCTGATTGGCAAACTGTTGAACAAGCCGAACAACTCGTAGGCACAAGTAGATGGTCATTGCAAGTTCTGAAGCAAGAAGACACAGAAAATCAGGCAATATTACTTTTGCATCCGCAAAACGGTCCGAGGGAGCAACCCGAAGTAGAGTGGACTGATATTAATAGCTGGGGAAAAATTCGCTGGCAGCGATGGGATATAGCTCAATATCGTTCGGCGGAGTTTACTGTCAACAGACCGACAAAATCGGGGTCAAATAGTCAAGTTAAGGTAGAAGCAAGGTTCTTTCGCGTCTCCACCCAACAGGAAACCTTCGCTGTCTTGCAATGGTATGCAACACCAAATGGTGGACATCCATCACCTTGGCGCTGGTTTCTGGCAGATCAATTGGCACAATGGCAGAAAAATCGGATTCCTTGGGTTAGTGTAAGCATAATGATTCCTATGGAACCTTTAGGCCAAGTGGAAACTACTTGGGCTTTAGCTCAGTCTATAGGTGAAACAGTACAAGCTACATTGATGGCAAGTTCTTTTTAG